GCAAGCGCTTGCGCAGCTTGCCGTTGACGCTGTCAATTTAGCCGAGGGCGTTGCGCAGCAGCGCGCGCAGATTGCATTCGCGCTGCCAGCGCGCGCGCTCCTCGCTGTTGAGGACCATTTCCGTCATCTCAGCGTCGGAGATGTCGGTTTGCGCCTGCACCAGCCGGTGCGCCAGCGCCGGATCGGGCAGCATGGTGCCGAAGAAGGCCACCAGCTCGTGGTGCTGGATCAGCAGGGTGGGGAAGTTTTCCACGTCGAGGTCGCCAACGACGTCGGCATGGTCTTCGATGTCGATCCACAGGAACAGTTTATCGGGGTGGCGCGCGGCCACGCTCTCGAAACTGGCCTGATAACTGTCGCAGGTGCCGCACCAGGCGGCGCATAGGCAGGCAATGATCCAGCGGTCGCCGGCCAGCGCGGCGGCCACTTGCTCACGGTTATCGGAATTGAGGGCAATACTGTACATGGTGTTGGCGGCGTTCTCGGCGGTCCAAACCGTTATTTTACATCCCGACGCAGGGTCGCGCCGGCCGCCGTGCCGGGTTAAAATGCGGGATGCCTACAATTTCCGCTCATCCCGTCATTATTGCCGTCGAAACCTCGTCCGAGGCCGCCTCGGTTGCCCTGTTGCGTGGCGACACCGTGACCAGCCGTGCGTCCTCGGGCGTGCGCACCCATTCCCAGTCGGTCTTGCCGATGATCCAGGAGCTGCTGGCCGAAGCCGGCATCACCCTCAAGGACTGCAACGCGGTTGCCTTCGGTTCCGGCCCCGGCTCGTTTACCGGCGTGCGCACCGCCTGCGGCGTGGCCCAGGGCCTGGCCTTTGGCGCCAACCTGCCGGTCGTGCCGGTCGTCACGCTCGACGCCATGGCCCTGGCCTGCCACCAGCGCCAGGGCGCCACCGACGTGCTGGCCGTACTTGATGCCCGCATGGGCGAGGTGTACTGGGCGCAATATCGTTTCGATGGCGGTGCCGTGCTGGCCGAGCCGCAGGTGGTGCAGCCGGCCGTGCTGTCGGCGCCGGGCGCGGTGCAGGCCCAGGGGGCGCCCGTCTTGTGCGGCAATGGCTTGTCGGCGTATGCCGACGTGTTTGCCGCTATGGCCGATGGCTCCCTTGCGGAGGTTGCCGAAATCATGCCGCATGCCGAGCAGATCGCCCAACTGGCCAGCCTGGCGCTGGCCGCCGGCCGCACGGTGACGGCGGCCGAAGCGCAACCGCTGTACCTGCGTAACAAGGTTGCCTATACCCAGGCCGAGCGGCGCGACATCAATGCTGCCAAAGCGGCGGGTGGCGCATGAAGCAGGCGTGGGACCTGGCGCGGCTGGTGTATGAACCGATGCAGCGCACCGACCTGGAAGAGGTGCTGGCGCTCGAGCAAAGCGTCTATCCGCACCCGTGGAGCATGGCCAATTTTGCCGATTCGCTCGCCAGCGGCTACCACGCCTGGGTGTTGCGCGACCACGGCGGCGTGCTGCTCGGCTATTTCCTGTTGATGCCGATGGTCGATGAAGCGCACCTGCTCAACGTGGCAGTGGCGGCCGACCGGCAGGGGCAGGGCCTCGGCCACCTGCTGCTGAACCAGTCGGTGGCCTGCGCGCGTGGACTCGGCATGGAATCGGTGCTGCTGGAGGTGCGGCCGTCCAATATGCGCGCGCTGGCGATTTATGAGCGCTACGGATTCAAACAGATCGGTCGCCGCAAGGGTTACTACCCGGCAGCGAACCAGTTACGCGAGGATGCCATCGTGATGCGGTTCGAGTTATGAGCGTCTCTCCCCGCAATGCAGTGTTTCTGCAAGAAATGGGCGTTGGCGCGCTGTGGACGTTGCGCCATGCCGGGACGGCGTTGGCGCCGGGCGATGGTGCCGACGCGGCTGCTGCCGGTGTAGCGGATCAGCATCAGGGCATGGACGTGCCTGTGGCTGCAATGCCCGGTGCGCCCACCGCGCCAGCCCGACCGCCGTTACCTGCTGCGACGGCCGCCGCGCCAGCACCAGCCGTGGCAGATGCCGCCGCTGCCGCACCTTCGCCTGCGCACGAGGCAAGCCCGGCACATGGGCACACGCCGGCACAAGTGCCGGCGTCTGCGCACGCA
This is a stretch of genomic DNA from Duganella zoogloeoides. It encodes these proteins:
- the tsaB gene encoding tRNA (adenosine(37)-N6)-threonylcarbamoyltransferase complex dimerization subunit type 1 TsaB translates to MPTISAHPVIIAVETSSEAASVALLRGDTVTSRASSGVRTHSQSVLPMIQELLAEAGITLKDCNAVAFGSGPGSFTGVRTACGVAQGLAFGANLPVVPVVTLDAMALACHQRQGATDVLAVLDARMGEVYWAQYRFDGGAVLAEPQVVQPAVLSAPGAVQAQGAPVLCGNGLSAYADVFAAMADGSLAEVAEIMPHAEQIAQLASLALAAGRTVTAAEAQPLYLRNKVAYTQAERRDINAAKAAGGA
- a CDS encoding thioredoxin family protein — translated: MYSIALNSDNREQVAAALAGDRWIIACLCAAWCGTCDSYQASFESVAARHPDKLFLWIDIEDHADVVGDLDVENFPTLLIQHHELVAFFGTMLPDPALAHRLVQAQTDISDAEMTEMVLNSEERARWQRECNLRALLRNALG
- the rimI gene encoding ribosomal protein S18-alanine N-acetyltransferase; amino-acid sequence: MKQAWDLARLVYEPMQRTDLEEVLALEQSVYPHPWSMANFADSLASGYHAWVLRDHGGVLLGYFLLMPMVDEAHLLNVAVAADRQGQGLGHLLLNQSVACARGLGMESVLLEVRPSNMRALAIYERYGFKQIGRRKGYYPAANQLREDAIVMRFEL